From a single Tursiops truncatus isolate mTurTru1 chromosome 20, mTurTru1.mat.Y, whole genome shotgun sequence genomic region:
- the GUCY2D gene encoding retinal guanylyl cyclase 1 isoform X2, whose product MLLCLCSQKPAMTARALLAGGLRDPGLCAPTREAPSPPGLPRTPSRPRPLLRPLLLLLPLLLLPRPALSAVFTVGVLGPWACDPIFARARPDLAARLAAARLNHEAALEDGPRFEVALLPEPCRTPGSLGAVSSALTRVSGLVGPVNPAACRPAELLAQEAGIALVPWGCPGMRAAGTTAPAVTPAADALYALLRAFRWAHVAVVTAPQDLWVEAGRALSTALRARGLPVALVTSMEPSDLSGAREALRRVQGGPRVRAVIMVMHSVLLGGEEQRCLLEAAEELGLADGSLVFLPFDTLHYALSPGPDALAVLANSSQLRKAHDAVLTLTRHCPPGGSVLDSLRRAQEHQELPPDLNLQQVSPLFGTIYDSVFLLAGGVARARAAAGGGWVSGAAVARHVRDAQVPGFCGALGGAEEPSFVLLDTDAAGDRLFTTYVLNPTRGFFRSAGTPVHFPRGGRGPGPDPSCWFDPDVICNGGVEPGVVFLGFLLVVLMGLTGAFLAHYFRHRLLHIQMVSGPNKIILTLDDVTFLPPQRSSSRKVAQGSRWSLAARSLSDVRSIHSQSPDYTNIGLYEGDWVWLKKFPGEQHIAIRPATKMAFSKIRELRHENVALYLGLFLAGGAGGAAAPGEGMLAVVSEHCARGSLQDLLAQRDIKLDWMFKSSLLLDLIKGIRYLHHRGVAHGRLKSRNCVVDGRFVLKVTDHGHGRLLEAQRVLPEPPSAEDQLWTAPELLRDPALERRGTLAGDVFSLGIIMQEVVCRSAPYAMLELTPEEVVKRVQSPPPLCRPSVSMDQAPMECIQLMKQCWAEQPELRPSMDRTFELFKSINKGRKMNIIDSMLRMLEQYSSNLEDLIRERTEELELEKQKTDRLLTQMLPPSVAEALKMGTPVEPEYFEEVTLYFSDIVGFTTISAMSEPIEVVDLLNDLYTLFDAIIGSHDVYKVETIGDAYMVASGLPQRNGQRHAAEIANMALDILSAVGTFRMRHMPEVPVRIRIGLHSGPCVAGVVGLTMPRYCLFGDTVNTASRMESTGLPYRIHVNRSTVEILCALNEGFQTEVRGHTELKVRPGWKTQLATPGSTETSRSTGPRLSPPESSPPPCLPRARAARKRTGWWADAASTSPSPNRLTCNRGPATTASACRVSRLSGARSWRRRGRASFPESEAGPGTRIIPEGPFPESCCCR is encoded by the exons ATGCTGCTCTGTTTATGCTCTCAGAAGCCGGCAATGACCGCCCGCGCCCTCCTCGCGGGTGGGCTTCGGGACCCCGGGCTCTGCGCCCCCACGCGGGAGGCTCCGTCTCCGCCCGGCCTTCCCCGGACGCCGTCCCGACCCCGGCCTCTGCTGCgccccctgctgctgctgctgccgctgctgctccTGCCGCGCCCCGCCCTCTCCGCTGTGTTCACAGTTGGGGTgctgggcccctgggcctgcgACCCCATCTTCGCCCGTGCCCGCCCGGACCTGGCCGCCCGCCTGGCCGCCGCCCGCCTGAACCACGAAGCTGCCCTGGAGGACGGCCCCCGCTTCGAGGTCGCGCTGCTGCCCGAACCGTGCCGGACGCCGGGCTCGCTGGGGGCGGTATCCTCCGCGCTCACCCGCGTCTCAGGCCTCGTGGGGCCGGTGAACCCCGCAGCCTGCCGGCCGGCGGAGCTACTAGCTCAAGAGGCGGGGATCGCCCTGGTTCCCTGGGGCTGCCCGGGAATGCGGGCGGCGGGCACCACGGCTCCCGCGGTGACGCCCGCGGCGGATGCGCTCTACGCCCTCCTGCGCGCGTTCCGCTGGGCGCACGTGGCCGTGGTCACCGCCCCCCAGGACCTGTGGGTGGAGGCGGGACGCGCACTTTCCACGGCGCTCAGGGCCCGGGGTCTGCCCGTTGCCCTGGTGACCTCTATGGAGCCCTCGGACCTGTCTGGAGCCCGGGAGGCCCTGAGGAGGGTCCAAGGTGGACCCAGAGTCAGAG CAGTGATCATGGTGATGCATTCGGTCCTGCTGGGCGGTGAGGAGCAGCGCTGCCTGCTGGAGGCTGCAGAGGAGCTGGGCTTGGCTGATGGGTCCCTGGTCTTCCTGCCCTTCGACACGCTGCACTACGCCTTGTCTCCAGGCCCGGACGCCTTGGCCGTGCTCGCCAACAGCTCACAGCTTCGCAAGGCCCACGATGCGGTGCTCACCCTCACGCGTCACTGTCCCCCGGGAGGCAGCGTGCTGGACAGTCTGCGCAGGGCCCAAGAGCATCAGGAGCTGCCCCCTGACCTCAATCTGCAGCAG GTATCCCCTCTCTTCGGCACCATCTATGACTCGGTCTTCTTGTTGGCCGGGGGCGTGGCGCGAGCGCGGGCGGCCGCAGGTGGCGGCTGGGTGTCCGGAGCAGCCGTGGCCCGCCACGTCCGGGATGCCCAGGTCCCCGGCTTCTGTGGGGCCCTGGGAGGAGCCGAGGAGCCCTCCTTTGTGCTGCTGGACACGGATGCAGCCGGGGACCGGCTGTTCACCACATACGTGCTGAACCCCACCCGGGGCTTCTTCCGCTCCGCGGGAACCCCGGTGCATTTTCCTAGAGGGGGACGGGGTCCTGGGCCCGACCCCTCGTGTTGGTTCGACCCAGACGTCATCTGCAACGGAG GAGTGGAGCCCGGCGTCGTCTTTCTCGGCTTCCTCCTGGTGGTTTTGATGGGGCTGACAGGGGCCTTCCTGGCCCATTATTTTAG GCACCGGCTACTTCACATCCAAATGGTCTCCGGCCCCAACAAGATCATCCTGACTCTGGATGACGTCACCTTCCTCCCCCCGCAGAGGAGCAGCTCTCGGAAG GTGGCCCAGGGGAGTCGATGGAGTCTGGCCGCCCGCAGCTTGTCAGACGTTCGCAGCATCCACAGCCAGAGCCCGGATTACACCAACATTGGCCTCTATGAG GGAGACTGGGTTTGGCTGAAGAAATTCCCAGGGGAACAGCACATAGCTATCCGCCCAGCGACCAAGATGGCCTTCTCCAAG atcCGGGAGCTCCGGCATGAGAACGTGGCCCTCTACCTGGGGCTCTTCCTGGCCGGGGGAGCTGGCGGTGCCGCGGCCCCCGGGGAAGGGATGCTGGCTGTGGTCTCAGAGCACTGTGCCCGTGGCTCCCTCCAAGACCTCCTCGCTCAGAGAGACATAAAGCTGGACTGGATGTTCAAGTCCTCCCTCCTACTGGACCTCATCAAG GGAATAAGGTATCTGCACCATCGAGGCGTGGCCCACGGGCGGCTGAAGTCACGGAACTGCGTGGTGGACGGGAGGTTCGTGCTTAAAGTCACCGACCACGGTCATGGGCGACTGCTGGAAGCGCAGAGGGTGTTACCGGAGCCTCCCAGCGCGGAGG ACCAGCTATGGACAGCCCCGGAGCTGCTTCGGGACCCGGCCCTGGAGCGCCGGGGAACGCTGGCCGGCGACGTCTTCAGTCTGGGCATCATCATGCAAGAGGTCGTGTGCCGCAGCGCCCCTTACGCCATGCTGGAGCTGACTCCCGAGG AAGTGGTGAAGAGGGTACAGAGCCCCCCTCCGCTGTGTCGGCCCTCGGTGTCCATGGACCAGGCGCCCATGGAGTGCATCCAGCTGATGAAACAGTGCTGGGCGGAGCAGCCGGAACTTCGGCCCTCCATGGACCGCACCTTCGAGCTg TTCAAGAGCATCAACAAGGGCCGGAAGATGAACATCATTGACTCGATGCTGCGGATGCTGGAGCAGTACTCCAGCAACCTGGAGGACCTGATCCGGGAGCGCACcgaggagctggagctggaaaAGCAGAAGACAGACCGGCTGCTCACACAGATGCTGCCTCC GTCTGTGGCTGAGGCGCTGAAGATGGGGACACCTGTGGAGCCCGAGTATTTCGAGGAGGTGACACTGTACTTCAGTGACATTGTGGGTTTCACCACCATCTCAGCCATGAGTGAGCCCATCGAAGTGGTGGACCTGCTCAATGACCTCTACACGCTCTTTGACGCCATCATCGGCTCCCATGATGTCTACAAG GTGGAGACAATCGGGGACGCCTATATGGTGGCCTCAGGGCTGCCCCAACGGAACGGGCAGCGGCACGCAGCAGAGATCGCCAACATGGCTCTGGACATCCTCAGTGCTGTGGGCACCTTCCGCATGCGGCACATGCCCGAGGTGCCCGTGCGCATCCGCATCGGCCTGCACTCGG GCCCGTGCGTGGCGGGCGTGGTGGGCCTCACCATGCCGCGGTACTGCCTGTTTGGGGACACGGTCAACACCGCCTCGCGCATGGAGTCCACCGGGCTGC CTTACCGCATCCACGTGAACCGGAGCACCGTGGAGATTCTCTGCGCCCTAAACGAGGGCTTCCAGACCGAGGTGCGGGGTCACACGGAGCTGAAGGTGAGGCCGGGCTGGAAGACGCAACTCGCCACGCCCGGTTCCACTGAGACCTCGAGATCCACCGGCCCTCGCCTCAGTCCGCCtgagtcctcccctcccccatgtctCCCCAGGGCAAGGGCTGCGAGGAAACGTACTGGCTGGTGGGCAGACGCGGCTTCGACAAGCCCATCCCCAAACCGCCTGACCTGCAACCGGG GGCCAGCAACCACGGCATCAGCTTGCAGAGTATCCCGCCTGAGCGGCGCCAGAAGCTGGAGAAGGCGAGGCCGGGCCAGTTTTCCGGAAAGTGAGGCTGGGCCTGGGACAAG GATTATTCCAGAAGGTCCTTTTCCTGAAAGTTGCTGCTGTAGGTGA
- the GUCY2D gene encoding retinal guanylyl cyclase 1 isoform X1: protein MLLCLCSQKPAMTARALLAGGLRDPGLCAPTREAPSPPGLPRTPSRPRPLLRPLLLLLPLLLLPRPALSAVFTVGVLGPWACDPIFARARPDLAARLAAARLNHEAALEDGPRFEVALLPEPCRTPGSLGAVSSALTRVSGLVGPVNPAACRPAELLAQEAGIALVPWGCPGMRAAGTTAPAVTPAADALYALLRAFRWAHVAVVTAPQDLWVEAGRALSTALRARGLPVALVTSMEPSDLSGAREALRRVQGGPRVRAVIMVMHSVLLGGEEQRCLLEAAEELGLADGSLVFLPFDTLHYALSPGPDALAVLANSSQLRKAHDAVLTLTRHCPPGGSVLDSLRRAQEHQELPPDLNLQQVSPLFGTIYDSVFLLAGGVARARAAAGGGWVSGAAVARHVRDAQVPGFCGALGGAEEPSFVLLDTDAAGDRLFTTYVLNPTRGFFRSAGTPVHFPRGGRGPGPDPSCWFDPDVICNGGVEPGVVFLGFLLVVLMGLTGAFLAHYFRHRLLHIQMVSGPNKIILTLDDVTFLPPQRSSSRKVAQGSRWSLAARSLSDVRSIHSQSPDYTNIGLYEGDWVWLKKFPGEQHIAIRPATKMAFSKIRELRHENVALYLGLFLAGGAGGAAAPGEGMLAVVSEHCARGSLQDLLAQRDIKLDWMFKSSLLLDLIKGIRYLHHRGVAHGRLKSRNCVVDGRFVLKVTDHGHGRLLEAQRVLPEPPSAEDQLWTAPELLRDPALERRGTLAGDVFSLGIIMQEVVCRSAPYAMLELTPEEVVKRVQSPPPLCRPSVSMDQAPMECIQLMKQCWAEQPELRPSMDRTFELFKSINKGRKMNIIDSMLRMLEQYSSNLEDLIRERTEELELEKQKTDRLLTQMLPPSVAEALKMGTPVEPEYFEEVTLYFSDIVGFTTISAMSEPIEVVDLLNDLYTLFDAIIGSHDVYKVETIGDAYMVASGLPQRNGQRHAAEIANMALDILSAVGTFRMRHMPEVPVRIRIGLHSGPCVAGVVGLTMPRYCLFGDTVNTASRMESTGLPYRIHVNRSTVEILCALNEGFQTEVRGHTELKVRPGWKTQLATPGSTETSRSTGPRLSPPESSPPPCLPRARAARKRTGWWADAASTSPSPNRLTCNRGPATTASACRVSRLSGARSWRRRGRASFPESEAGPGTRYCPLGSHAPQTPGATHMLPGGRAPLPQPEDLALPACRTSHSSQVSPSFSDLVSPGWFLNPGISQPQGPWFGRSGVGQESRLENDSPLLR from the exons ATGCTGCTCTGTTTATGCTCTCAGAAGCCGGCAATGACCGCCCGCGCCCTCCTCGCGGGTGGGCTTCGGGACCCCGGGCTCTGCGCCCCCACGCGGGAGGCTCCGTCTCCGCCCGGCCTTCCCCGGACGCCGTCCCGACCCCGGCCTCTGCTGCgccccctgctgctgctgctgccgctgctgctccTGCCGCGCCCCGCCCTCTCCGCTGTGTTCACAGTTGGGGTgctgggcccctgggcctgcgACCCCATCTTCGCCCGTGCCCGCCCGGACCTGGCCGCCCGCCTGGCCGCCGCCCGCCTGAACCACGAAGCTGCCCTGGAGGACGGCCCCCGCTTCGAGGTCGCGCTGCTGCCCGAACCGTGCCGGACGCCGGGCTCGCTGGGGGCGGTATCCTCCGCGCTCACCCGCGTCTCAGGCCTCGTGGGGCCGGTGAACCCCGCAGCCTGCCGGCCGGCGGAGCTACTAGCTCAAGAGGCGGGGATCGCCCTGGTTCCCTGGGGCTGCCCGGGAATGCGGGCGGCGGGCACCACGGCTCCCGCGGTGACGCCCGCGGCGGATGCGCTCTACGCCCTCCTGCGCGCGTTCCGCTGGGCGCACGTGGCCGTGGTCACCGCCCCCCAGGACCTGTGGGTGGAGGCGGGACGCGCACTTTCCACGGCGCTCAGGGCCCGGGGTCTGCCCGTTGCCCTGGTGACCTCTATGGAGCCCTCGGACCTGTCTGGAGCCCGGGAGGCCCTGAGGAGGGTCCAAGGTGGACCCAGAGTCAGAG CAGTGATCATGGTGATGCATTCGGTCCTGCTGGGCGGTGAGGAGCAGCGCTGCCTGCTGGAGGCTGCAGAGGAGCTGGGCTTGGCTGATGGGTCCCTGGTCTTCCTGCCCTTCGACACGCTGCACTACGCCTTGTCTCCAGGCCCGGACGCCTTGGCCGTGCTCGCCAACAGCTCACAGCTTCGCAAGGCCCACGATGCGGTGCTCACCCTCACGCGTCACTGTCCCCCGGGAGGCAGCGTGCTGGACAGTCTGCGCAGGGCCCAAGAGCATCAGGAGCTGCCCCCTGACCTCAATCTGCAGCAG GTATCCCCTCTCTTCGGCACCATCTATGACTCGGTCTTCTTGTTGGCCGGGGGCGTGGCGCGAGCGCGGGCGGCCGCAGGTGGCGGCTGGGTGTCCGGAGCAGCCGTGGCCCGCCACGTCCGGGATGCCCAGGTCCCCGGCTTCTGTGGGGCCCTGGGAGGAGCCGAGGAGCCCTCCTTTGTGCTGCTGGACACGGATGCAGCCGGGGACCGGCTGTTCACCACATACGTGCTGAACCCCACCCGGGGCTTCTTCCGCTCCGCGGGAACCCCGGTGCATTTTCCTAGAGGGGGACGGGGTCCTGGGCCCGACCCCTCGTGTTGGTTCGACCCAGACGTCATCTGCAACGGAG GAGTGGAGCCCGGCGTCGTCTTTCTCGGCTTCCTCCTGGTGGTTTTGATGGGGCTGACAGGGGCCTTCCTGGCCCATTATTTTAG GCACCGGCTACTTCACATCCAAATGGTCTCCGGCCCCAACAAGATCATCCTGACTCTGGATGACGTCACCTTCCTCCCCCCGCAGAGGAGCAGCTCTCGGAAG GTGGCCCAGGGGAGTCGATGGAGTCTGGCCGCCCGCAGCTTGTCAGACGTTCGCAGCATCCACAGCCAGAGCCCGGATTACACCAACATTGGCCTCTATGAG GGAGACTGGGTTTGGCTGAAGAAATTCCCAGGGGAACAGCACATAGCTATCCGCCCAGCGACCAAGATGGCCTTCTCCAAG atcCGGGAGCTCCGGCATGAGAACGTGGCCCTCTACCTGGGGCTCTTCCTGGCCGGGGGAGCTGGCGGTGCCGCGGCCCCCGGGGAAGGGATGCTGGCTGTGGTCTCAGAGCACTGTGCCCGTGGCTCCCTCCAAGACCTCCTCGCTCAGAGAGACATAAAGCTGGACTGGATGTTCAAGTCCTCCCTCCTACTGGACCTCATCAAG GGAATAAGGTATCTGCACCATCGAGGCGTGGCCCACGGGCGGCTGAAGTCACGGAACTGCGTGGTGGACGGGAGGTTCGTGCTTAAAGTCACCGACCACGGTCATGGGCGACTGCTGGAAGCGCAGAGGGTGTTACCGGAGCCTCCCAGCGCGGAGG ACCAGCTATGGACAGCCCCGGAGCTGCTTCGGGACCCGGCCCTGGAGCGCCGGGGAACGCTGGCCGGCGACGTCTTCAGTCTGGGCATCATCATGCAAGAGGTCGTGTGCCGCAGCGCCCCTTACGCCATGCTGGAGCTGACTCCCGAGG AAGTGGTGAAGAGGGTACAGAGCCCCCCTCCGCTGTGTCGGCCCTCGGTGTCCATGGACCAGGCGCCCATGGAGTGCATCCAGCTGATGAAACAGTGCTGGGCGGAGCAGCCGGAACTTCGGCCCTCCATGGACCGCACCTTCGAGCTg TTCAAGAGCATCAACAAGGGCCGGAAGATGAACATCATTGACTCGATGCTGCGGATGCTGGAGCAGTACTCCAGCAACCTGGAGGACCTGATCCGGGAGCGCACcgaggagctggagctggaaaAGCAGAAGACAGACCGGCTGCTCACACAGATGCTGCCTCC GTCTGTGGCTGAGGCGCTGAAGATGGGGACACCTGTGGAGCCCGAGTATTTCGAGGAGGTGACACTGTACTTCAGTGACATTGTGGGTTTCACCACCATCTCAGCCATGAGTGAGCCCATCGAAGTGGTGGACCTGCTCAATGACCTCTACACGCTCTTTGACGCCATCATCGGCTCCCATGATGTCTACAAG GTGGAGACAATCGGGGACGCCTATATGGTGGCCTCAGGGCTGCCCCAACGGAACGGGCAGCGGCACGCAGCAGAGATCGCCAACATGGCTCTGGACATCCTCAGTGCTGTGGGCACCTTCCGCATGCGGCACATGCCCGAGGTGCCCGTGCGCATCCGCATCGGCCTGCACTCGG GCCCGTGCGTGGCGGGCGTGGTGGGCCTCACCATGCCGCGGTACTGCCTGTTTGGGGACACGGTCAACACCGCCTCGCGCATGGAGTCCACCGGGCTGC CTTACCGCATCCACGTGAACCGGAGCACCGTGGAGATTCTCTGCGCCCTAAACGAGGGCTTCCAGACCGAGGTGCGGGGTCACACGGAGCTGAAGGTGAGGCCGGGCTGGAAGACGCAACTCGCCACGCCCGGTTCCACTGAGACCTCGAGATCCACCGGCCCTCGCCTCAGTCCGCCtgagtcctcccctcccccatgtctCCCCAGGGCAAGGGCTGCGAGGAAACGTACTGGCTGGTGGGCAGACGCGGCTTCGACAAGCCCATCCCCAAACCGCCTGACCTGCAACCGGG GGCCAGCAACCACGGCATCAGCTTGCAGAGTATCCCGCCTGAGCGGCGCCAGAAGCTGGAGAAGGCGAGGCCGGGCCAGTTTTCCGGAAAGTGAGGCTGGGCCTGGGACAAGGTACTGCCCCCTTGGCTCCCACGCCCCACAGACCCCGGGGGCTACACACATGCTTCCTGGAGGACGGGCACCTCTTCCCCAGCCTGAGGACCTAGCCCTGCCTGCCTGCAGAACGTCCCACTCAAGCCAGGTGTCCCCGTCCTTCTCTGACTTGGTGAGCCCAGGCTGGTTCCTAAACCCAGGGATTTCCCAGCCACAGGGACCCTGGTTCGGTAGGTCTGGAGTGGGCCAGGAGTCCAGACTCGAGAATGACTCTCCCCTACTGAGGTGA
- the GUCY2D gene encoding retinal guanylyl cyclase 1 isoform X3: MLLCLCSQKPAMTARALLAGGLRDPGLCAPTREAPSPPGLPRTPSRPRPLLRPLLLLLPLLLLPRPALSAVFTVGVLGPWACDPIFARARPDLAARLAAARLNHEAALEDGPRFEVALLPEPCRTPGSLGAVSSALTRVSGLVGPVNPAACRPAELLAQEAGIALVPWGCPGMRAAGTTAPAVTPAADALYALLRAFRWAHVAVVTAPQDLWVEAGRALSTALRARGLPVALVTSMEPSDLSGAREALRRVQGGPRVRAVIMVMHSVLLGGEEQRCLLEAAEELGLADGSLVFLPFDTLHYALSPGPDALAVLANSSQLRKAHDAVLTLTRHCPPGGSVLDSLRRAQEHQELPPDLNLQQVSPLFGTIYDSVFLLAGGVARARAAAGGGWVSGAAVARHVRDAQVPGFCGALGGAEEPSFVLLDTDAAGDRLFTTYVLNPTRGFFRSAGTPVHFPRGGRGPGPDPSCWFDPDVICNGGVEPGVVFLGFLLVVLMGLTGAFLAHYFRHRLLHIQMVSGPNKIILTLDDVTFLPPQRSSSRKVAQGSRWSLAARSLSDVRSIHSQSPDYTNIGLYEGDWVWLKKFPGEQHIAIRPATKMAFSKIRELRHENVALYLGLFLAGGAGGAAAPGEGMLAVVSEHCARGSLQDLLAQRDIKLDWMFKSSLLLDLIKGIRYLHHRGVAHGRLKSRNCVVDGRFVLKVTDHGHGRLLEAQRVLPEPPSAEDQLWTAPELLRDPALERRGTLAGDVFSLGIIMQEVVCRSAPYAMLELTPEEVVKRVQSPPPLCRPSVSMDQAPMECIQLMKQCWAEQPELRPSMDRTFELFKSINKGRKMNIIDSMLRMLEQYSSNLEDLIRERTEELELEKQKTDRLLTQMLPPSVAEALKMGTPVEPEYFEEVTLYFSDIVGFTTISAMSEPIEVVDLLNDLYTLFDAIIGSHDVYKVETIGDAYMVASGLPQRNGQRHAAEIANMALDILSAVGTFRMRHMPEVPVRIRIGLHSGPCVAGVVGLTMPRYCLFGDTVNTASRMESTGLPYRIHVNRSTVEILCALNEGFQTEVRGHTELKGKGCEETYWLVGRRGFDKPIPKPPDLQPGASNHGISLQSIPPERRQKLEKARPGQFSGK, from the exons ATGCTGCTCTGTTTATGCTCTCAGAAGCCGGCAATGACCGCCCGCGCCCTCCTCGCGGGTGGGCTTCGGGACCCCGGGCTCTGCGCCCCCACGCGGGAGGCTCCGTCTCCGCCCGGCCTTCCCCGGACGCCGTCCCGACCCCGGCCTCTGCTGCgccccctgctgctgctgctgccgctgctgctccTGCCGCGCCCCGCCCTCTCCGCTGTGTTCACAGTTGGGGTgctgggcccctgggcctgcgACCCCATCTTCGCCCGTGCCCGCCCGGACCTGGCCGCCCGCCTGGCCGCCGCCCGCCTGAACCACGAAGCTGCCCTGGAGGACGGCCCCCGCTTCGAGGTCGCGCTGCTGCCCGAACCGTGCCGGACGCCGGGCTCGCTGGGGGCGGTATCCTCCGCGCTCACCCGCGTCTCAGGCCTCGTGGGGCCGGTGAACCCCGCAGCCTGCCGGCCGGCGGAGCTACTAGCTCAAGAGGCGGGGATCGCCCTGGTTCCCTGGGGCTGCCCGGGAATGCGGGCGGCGGGCACCACGGCTCCCGCGGTGACGCCCGCGGCGGATGCGCTCTACGCCCTCCTGCGCGCGTTCCGCTGGGCGCACGTGGCCGTGGTCACCGCCCCCCAGGACCTGTGGGTGGAGGCGGGACGCGCACTTTCCACGGCGCTCAGGGCCCGGGGTCTGCCCGTTGCCCTGGTGACCTCTATGGAGCCCTCGGACCTGTCTGGAGCCCGGGAGGCCCTGAGGAGGGTCCAAGGTGGACCCAGAGTCAGAG CAGTGATCATGGTGATGCATTCGGTCCTGCTGGGCGGTGAGGAGCAGCGCTGCCTGCTGGAGGCTGCAGAGGAGCTGGGCTTGGCTGATGGGTCCCTGGTCTTCCTGCCCTTCGACACGCTGCACTACGCCTTGTCTCCAGGCCCGGACGCCTTGGCCGTGCTCGCCAACAGCTCACAGCTTCGCAAGGCCCACGATGCGGTGCTCACCCTCACGCGTCACTGTCCCCCGGGAGGCAGCGTGCTGGACAGTCTGCGCAGGGCCCAAGAGCATCAGGAGCTGCCCCCTGACCTCAATCTGCAGCAG GTATCCCCTCTCTTCGGCACCATCTATGACTCGGTCTTCTTGTTGGCCGGGGGCGTGGCGCGAGCGCGGGCGGCCGCAGGTGGCGGCTGGGTGTCCGGAGCAGCCGTGGCCCGCCACGTCCGGGATGCCCAGGTCCCCGGCTTCTGTGGGGCCCTGGGAGGAGCCGAGGAGCCCTCCTTTGTGCTGCTGGACACGGATGCAGCCGGGGACCGGCTGTTCACCACATACGTGCTGAACCCCACCCGGGGCTTCTTCCGCTCCGCGGGAACCCCGGTGCATTTTCCTAGAGGGGGACGGGGTCCTGGGCCCGACCCCTCGTGTTGGTTCGACCCAGACGTCATCTGCAACGGAG GAGTGGAGCCCGGCGTCGTCTTTCTCGGCTTCCTCCTGGTGGTTTTGATGGGGCTGACAGGGGCCTTCCTGGCCCATTATTTTAG GCACCGGCTACTTCACATCCAAATGGTCTCCGGCCCCAACAAGATCATCCTGACTCTGGATGACGTCACCTTCCTCCCCCCGCAGAGGAGCAGCTCTCGGAAG GTGGCCCAGGGGAGTCGATGGAGTCTGGCCGCCCGCAGCTTGTCAGACGTTCGCAGCATCCACAGCCAGAGCCCGGATTACACCAACATTGGCCTCTATGAG GGAGACTGGGTTTGGCTGAAGAAATTCCCAGGGGAACAGCACATAGCTATCCGCCCAGCGACCAAGATGGCCTTCTCCAAG atcCGGGAGCTCCGGCATGAGAACGTGGCCCTCTACCTGGGGCTCTTCCTGGCCGGGGGAGCTGGCGGTGCCGCGGCCCCCGGGGAAGGGATGCTGGCTGTGGTCTCAGAGCACTGTGCCCGTGGCTCCCTCCAAGACCTCCTCGCTCAGAGAGACATAAAGCTGGACTGGATGTTCAAGTCCTCCCTCCTACTGGACCTCATCAAG GGAATAAGGTATCTGCACCATCGAGGCGTGGCCCACGGGCGGCTGAAGTCACGGAACTGCGTGGTGGACGGGAGGTTCGTGCTTAAAGTCACCGACCACGGTCATGGGCGACTGCTGGAAGCGCAGAGGGTGTTACCGGAGCCTCCCAGCGCGGAGG ACCAGCTATGGACAGCCCCGGAGCTGCTTCGGGACCCGGCCCTGGAGCGCCGGGGAACGCTGGCCGGCGACGTCTTCAGTCTGGGCATCATCATGCAAGAGGTCGTGTGCCGCAGCGCCCCTTACGCCATGCTGGAGCTGACTCCCGAGG AAGTGGTGAAGAGGGTACAGAGCCCCCCTCCGCTGTGTCGGCCCTCGGTGTCCATGGACCAGGCGCCCATGGAGTGCATCCAGCTGATGAAACAGTGCTGGGCGGAGCAGCCGGAACTTCGGCCCTCCATGGACCGCACCTTCGAGCTg TTCAAGAGCATCAACAAGGGCCGGAAGATGAACATCATTGACTCGATGCTGCGGATGCTGGAGCAGTACTCCAGCAACCTGGAGGACCTGATCCGGGAGCGCACcgaggagctggagctggaaaAGCAGAAGACAGACCGGCTGCTCACACAGATGCTGCCTCC GTCTGTGGCTGAGGCGCTGAAGATGGGGACACCTGTGGAGCCCGAGTATTTCGAGGAGGTGACACTGTACTTCAGTGACATTGTGGGTTTCACCACCATCTCAGCCATGAGTGAGCCCATCGAAGTGGTGGACCTGCTCAATGACCTCTACACGCTCTTTGACGCCATCATCGGCTCCCATGATGTCTACAAG GTGGAGACAATCGGGGACGCCTATATGGTGGCCTCAGGGCTGCCCCAACGGAACGGGCAGCGGCACGCAGCAGAGATCGCCAACATGGCTCTGGACATCCTCAGTGCTGTGGGCACCTTCCGCATGCGGCACATGCCCGAGGTGCCCGTGCGCATCCGCATCGGCCTGCACTCGG GCCCGTGCGTGGCGGGCGTGGTGGGCCTCACCATGCCGCGGTACTGCCTGTTTGGGGACACGGTCAACACCGCCTCGCGCATGGAGTCCACCGGGCTGC CTTACCGCATCCACGTGAACCGGAGCACCGTGGAGATTCTCTGCGCCCTAAACGAGGGCTTCCAGACCGAGGTGCGGGGTCACACGGAGCTGAAG GGCAAGGGCTGCGAGGAAACGTACTGGCTGGTGGGCAGACGCGGCTTCGACAAGCCCATCCCCAAACCGCCTGACCTGCAACCGGG GGCCAGCAACCACGGCATCAGCTTGCAGAGTATCCCGCCTGAGCGGCGCCAGAAGCTGGAGAAGGCGAGGCCGGGCCAGTTTTCCGGAAAGTGA